One Candidatus Ornithobacterium hominis genomic region harbors:
- a CDS encoding YihY/virulence factor BrkB family protein produces the protein MKQFLLKCWEVIRRTFLVWFENDPFRQSAIISYYAILSLPGLLIMIIWTLGQFYGEKAMQGQVVEKIQNMMGLKSAEFIENLIQNAYLDPYSEWYVQVIGIGTLIFSATTLFFQIQQTLNHQWNVEVKPNSGILHLITVRLNGMMLILIITLLLLITVISSSVLSSFKDSLEFYIGGEWTLLLNIGDIVLSFVVICVLFSLVYKFLPDVEIPWKMVWIGGLVTTLLFNLGKYLLSYYFSVADPSSGFGTASIIIFIMIWINYTTLILLFGATFTYVYGLENNYKIRPNKYAQWNKDYVLRHKNAVLNKLFEDKEEELLMLDENIRQGVYRDPEVGESSKTYIDEIGIKKSSSIFSTVKSKLKKLGTWRKEK, from the coding sequence ATGAAACAATTTCTACTTAAATGCTGGGAAGTTATAAGAAGAACTTTTCTTGTTTGGTTTGAGAATGACCCCTTCAGGCAAAGTGCTATCATTTCTTATTATGCAATATTATCTCTACCAGGACTTTTAATCATGATTATCTGGACGTTGGGGCAATTCTACGGCGAGAAAGCAATGCAAGGTCAAGTAGTAGAGAAGATTCAAAATATGATGGGGCTAAAGTCAGCAGAATTTATAGAGAATTTAATTCAAAATGCTTACCTAGACCCATATTCGGAGTGGTACGTTCAGGTCATCGGTATCGGAACATTAATCTTTAGTGCGACAACTTTATTCTTCCAAATTCAGCAGACGCTTAATCATCAGTGGAATGTTGAGGTGAAACCCAATAGTGGCATTTTACATTTAATCACAGTCAGGCTCAACGGGATGATGCTAATTTTGATTATCACTCTTTTGTTACTCATCACGGTGATTAGCTCTTCGGTGCTTTCTAGCTTCAAGGATTCACTAGAATTTTACATCGGTGGAGAATGGACACTTTTGCTCAATATCGGAGATATTGTACTGAGTTTTGTCGTTATTTGTGTGCTTTTCTCCTTGGTTTACAAGTTTTTGCCAGATGTCGAAATCCCATGGAAAATGGTGTGGATAGGAGGTTTAGTCACTACACTACTATTCAACTTAGGGAAATATTTGCTCAGCTATTATTTTTCTGTAGCAGACCCCAGCTCGGGATTTGGCACGGCAAGTATCATCATTTTCATCATGATTTGGATTAACTACACCACATTGATTCTACTATTTGGCGCAACGTTTACTTACGTATACGGTTTGGAGAATAATTATAAAATTAGGCCCAATAAATATGCTCAATGGAACAAAGATTACGTCTTGAGGCATAAAAATGCAGTACTGAATAAATTATTTGAAGATAAAGAAGAAGAATTGCTTATGCTTGATGAAAACATTCGGCAAGGAGTTTACCGAGACCCCGAGGTGGG